In one Juglans regia cultivar Chandler chromosome 11, Walnut 2.0, whole genome shotgun sequence genomic region, the following are encoded:
- the LOC108992062 gene encoding GATA transcription factor 5-like — protein sequence MLSRTPHPLFSQFHHTFSCSIPPTSATSTITSVPFLKYPCIQAETEMECVEAALKTSSRKEMTVKSTPQLVFQDLSPGNGQNGVGCDDFFVDELLDLSNEDGFVKEEPAEEEEEQEEEDKGFVSVSHQQDHQNSNTKITLSAKDEFGSELSVPTDDLANLEWLFVEDSFPEFCTPYPAGSLTEKPKNEGPEPELVKPCFKTPVPAKARSKRTRTGGRVWSLSSPSLTESSSSSTSSTSSSSPSSTWLIYPTAAQKAGLVETVYSVEKPPAKRQKKKPTPGEPALVSFGAQLPRRCSHCGVQKTPQWRTGPLGAKTLCNACGVRFKSGRLLPEYRPACSPTFSSELHSNHHRKVLEMRRKKESPGVTQSDLAAPAVSSFLEEL from the exons ATGCTTTCCCGAACTCCCCACCCCCTTTTCTCGCAATTCCACCATACATTCAGTTGCTCCATCCCTCCCACCTCTGCAACCAGTACCATCACCTCTGTTCCTTTCTTAAAGTATCCTTGTATTCAG GCAGAAACGGAAATGGAATGCGTGGAGGCTGCGTTGAAGACCAGTTCTAGGAAGGAAATGACGGTCAAATCGACCCCACAGTTGGTTTTCCAGGATTTGTCGCCTGGAAATGGGCAAAATGGCGTGGGTTGCGACGATTTTTTTGTGGATGAGCTCCTGGACTTGTCTAATGAAGATGGGTTTGTGAAGGAAGAGccagcagaagaagaagaggaacaagaggaagaagataagGGCTTTGTCTCTGTTTCCCATCAACAGGACCACCAAAATTCCAACACCAAAATAACTCTCTCTGCCAAAGACGAGTTTGGCTCCGAACTCAGCGTTCCg ACCGATGATTTAGCGAACCTGGAATGGCTGTTTGTCGAGGATTCTTTTCCCGAATTTTGCACACCTTACCCAGCCGGAAGTTTAACGGAAAAGCCTAAGAACGAAGGGCCGGAACCGGAACTGGTAAAGCCGTGTTTCAAGACTCCTGTTCCAGCTAAGGCTAGAAGCAAGCGCACGAGAACCGGAGGCCGAGTTTGGTCCCTTAGTTCCCCTTCGCTGACCGAGTCGTCCTCGAGTTCAACCTCCTCGACCTCTTCCTCGTCCCCTTCAAGTACTTGGCTCATATACCCCACGGCGGCCCAGAAGGCGGGACTGGTCGAGACAGTTTATTCGGTGGAAAAACCACCAGCGAAGAGGCAGAAGAAAAAACCGACGCCGGGAGAGCCGGCGTTAGTCTCTTTTGGGGCCCAGCTACCGAGGCGGTGCAGCCATTGCGGTGTCCAGAAGACACCACAGTGGAGAACAGGTCCGCTCGGAGCGAAGACGCTGTGCAACGCTTGTGGGGTCCGGTTTAAGTCCGGTCGGCTCCTGCCCGAATATAGGCCCGCTTGTAGTCCGACTTTCTCGAGCGAACTGCACTCCAACCATCACCGGAAAGTGCTGGAGATGCGGCGGAAGAAGGAGTCGCCGGGCGTGACCCAGTCCGATTTGGCTGCCCCTGCGGTGTCCAGTTTTTTAGAagaactctaa